From Micromonospora rifamycinica, a single genomic window includes:
- a CDS encoding MarR family winged helix-turn-helix transcriptional regulator, translated as MDENVFDDPRITAVGLLVEAHAGLTARFAAQYEEHGVSAVEFEVLMRLARSPGNQLRMTDLAAQTSLSTSGVTRVVDRMERDGLLRRRACPSDRRSSYAVVTPAGMQRLDETLPGHLRIIEQWFTGQLTPATLAALLDGLRQVRDAVHPGATAGSTDRAPTDEPPADC; from the coding sequence GTGGACGAGAATGTGTTCGACGATCCCCGGATCACCGCCGTCGGCCTCCTGGTCGAGGCGCACGCCGGCCTGACCGCCCGGTTCGCCGCGCAGTACGAGGAGCACGGCGTCTCCGCCGTCGAGTTCGAGGTGCTGATGCGCCTGGCCCGGTCGCCCGGCAACCAACTGCGGATGACCGACCTGGCCGCGCAGACCTCGCTGTCCACCAGCGGGGTCACCCGGGTGGTGGACCGGATGGAGCGCGACGGCCTGCTCCGCCGCCGGGCCTGCCCGTCCGACCGGCGCAGCTCGTACGCCGTGGTCACCCCGGCCGGTATGCAGCGGCTGGACGAGACACTGCCCGGCCACCTGCGGATCATCGAGCAGTGGTTCACCGGCCAGCTCACCCCCGCGACCCTCGCCGCCCTGCTGGACGGCCTGCGTCAGGTACGCGACGCGGTCCACCCCGGCGCCACCGCCGGCAGCACCGACCGGGCACCCACCGACGAGCCGCCGGCCGACTGCTGA
- a CDS encoding PASTA domain-containing protein, producing MDDEYTEEDRAERDRPGRGRLLLGGTLATVLLAAVGGTVGWVLADPGDPQDAAAPGAAPTGSASPLAPPTAARPTTARATTPPAPTTRGGLTVPRLVGMDFEKAREELHDRKLGWRLVFGTGSGRAVTRTVPAQDTPVRPGTTVRVEVSGPAPEVDVPDLVGEDCDDAADELGDLGLFPRYPTGNRGEVTAQTPAADSTAHWNDQVSLSCGSATTSTPEATPTP from the coding sequence ATGGACGACGAGTACACCGAAGAGGACCGGGCGGAACGCGACCGGCCGGGACGGGGCCGACTGCTGCTCGGCGGCACCCTGGCGACGGTCCTGCTGGCGGCGGTCGGTGGCACGGTCGGCTGGGTGCTGGCGGATCCCGGTGACCCGCAGGATGCCGCCGCCCCGGGGGCGGCACCCACCGGATCGGCCAGCCCGCTCGCCCCGCCGACCGCCGCCCGGCCGACCACCGCGCGGGCCACCACGCCCCCCGCGCCCACCACCCGTGGCGGCCTGACCGTGCCCCGACTGGTCGGTATGGACTTCGAGAAGGCGCGGGAGGAGCTGCACGACCGGAAACTCGGCTGGCGGCTGGTCTTCGGCACCGGCTCCGGTCGGGCGGTGACCCGCACCGTGCCCGCCCAGGACACGCCGGTCCGGCCGGGCACCACGGTCCGGGTCGAGGTCAGCGGGCCGGCGCCCGAGGTCGACGTGCCGGACCTGGTCGGCGAGGACTGCGACGACGCGGCCGACGAACTGGGTGACCTGGGCCTGTTCCCGCGCTACCCCACCGGAAACCGTGGTGAGGTGACCGCCCAGACACCCGCCGCCGACTCCACCGCCCACTGGAACGACCAGGTCTCCCTCTCCTGCGGCAGCGCGACGACGTCGACTCCCGAGGCGACGCCGACGCCGTGA
- a CDS encoding PASTA domain-containing protein, translating into MSDDRRDPPADDATRPLPPTGGTTGAGPAGPPVWSGRAGVPAPRDADARAAAEWYGEEPRDRRWWTPILLGVLALVLLGLVGLASWLVLRAVGSSSDGTPNPPPTAVPTTGVVPTTVAPSSAAPSSGPPTTPPTTAPTTGPAGVPVPPLVGLSQEAAQTLLDRFGLSYRVLTRESDRPPGTVLATDPQRGELVAPGDEVTLVVAAEPSASPTRTATATPTVSPTG; encoded by the coding sequence ATGAGCGACGACCGCCGGGATCCACCCGCCGACGACGCGACCCGGCCACTGCCACCGACCGGCGGAACGACCGGAGCCGGCCCGGCCGGTCCACCGGTGTGGTCCGGGCGGGCCGGGGTGCCTGCGCCCCGGGACGCCGACGCCCGGGCCGCCGCCGAGTGGTACGGCGAGGAGCCGCGCGACCGGCGGTGGTGGACGCCCATCCTGCTGGGCGTGCTCGCGCTGGTGCTGCTCGGGCTCGTCGGGTTGGCGAGCTGGCTGGTCCTGCGGGCGGTGGGGTCCTCGTCGGACGGGACACCGAACCCGCCGCCGACCGCCGTCCCCACCACGGGCGTCGTCCCGACCACCGTCGCTCCGAGCAGTGCCGCTCCGAGCAGCGGGCCGCCGACGACGCCACCGACCACCGCGCCGACGACCGGTCCGGCGGGTGTTCCGGTGCCGCCGCTGGTCGGGCTCTCCCAGGAGGCCGCACAGACCCTGCTGGATCGGTTCGGGCTGTCCTACCGGGTGCTCACCCGGGAGTCGGACCGGCCGCCCGGCACCGTCCTGGCCACCGACCCGCAGCGGGGTGAGCTGGTGGCACCGGGCGACGAGGTGACCCTGGTGGTGGCCGCCGAGCCGTCGGCGTCGCCGACCAGGACCGCCACCGCCACCCCGACGGTCAGCCCGACCGGGTGA
- a CDS encoding acyl-CoA carboxylase subunit beta, with product MTLDGAALEQLRKRARSGGADKYHAANAGKGKLFARERVAILVDEGSFVEDGLYANALAEGLPADGVVTGTATIDGRPVCLMANDSTVKAGSWGARTVEKIIRIIERAYSTGVPMVYLVDSAGARITDQVDLFPGPRGAGKIFWNQVRASGAIPQVCALFGPSAAGGAYIPAFCDVVAMVEGNASMYLGSDRMVEMVTGEKTTLEAMGGARVHCAESGVGHFLCRTEADALDVVKTYLSYLPSNWRQQPPAAPAVAAPAKADLAALVPASERQAFDMRRYVKGLLDDGSFFEIQALWAKELTIGFGRLDGQVVGVVGNNSMFKGGVLFVDSADKATRFVQLCDAFNVPLLFLSDVPGFMVGSAVEKQGIIRHGAKMITAISEATVPKICVVVRKAYGAGLYAMAGPGFEPDATIALPTAKIAVMGAEAAVNAVYANKIAAIADEAERAAFVAARRAEYERDIDVVRLASELVIDTIVEPHELRAELVRRFTAARSKDRHFSHRRHGVTPV from the coding sequence GTGACGCTCGACGGTGCGGCACTGGAGCAGCTGCGCAAGCGCGCCCGTTCCGGCGGGGCCGACAAATACCATGCGGCAAACGCCGGCAAGGGCAAGCTCTTCGCCCGGGAGCGGGTCGCCATCCTGGTCGACGAGGGCTCGTTCGTCGAGGACGGCCTCTATGCCAACGCGCTGGCCGAGGGGCTGCCCGCCGACGGCGTGGTCACCGGCACCGCCACCATCGACGGTCGGCCGGTCTGCCTGATGGCCAACGACTCCACGGTCAAGGCCGGCAGCTGGGGCGCACGCACCGTCGAAAAGATCATCAGGATCATCGAGCGGGCCTACTCGACCGGCGTGCCGATGGTCTACCTGGTCGACTCGGCCGGCGCCCGGATCACCGACCAGGTCGACCTCTTCCCCGGTCCCCGTGGCGCCGGCAAGATCTTCTGGAACCAGGTCCGCGCCTCCGGGGCGATCCCGCAGGTCTGCGCGCTGTTCGGGCCGAGCGCCGCCGGTGGGGCGTACATCCCGGCGTTCTGCGACGTGGTGGCCATGGTCGAGGGCAACGCCAGCATGTACCTCGGCTCCGACCGGATGGTCGAGATGGTCACCGGGGAGAAGACCACCCTGGAGGCGATGGGCGGGGCCCGGGTGCACTGCGCCGAGTCCGGCGTGGGTCACTTCCTGTGCAGGACCGAGGCCGACGCGCTCGACGTGGTGAAGACCTACCTGTCCTACCTCCCGTCGAACTGGCGGCAGCAGCCACCGGCCGCCCCGGCCGTCGCCGCGCCGGCCAAGGCCGACCTCGCCGCCCTGGTGCCGGCCAGCGAGCGGCAGGCGTTCGACATGCGCCGGTACGTCAAGGGCCTGCTCGACGACGGTTCGTTCTTCGAGATCCAGGCGCTCTGGGCGAAGGAGCTGACCATCGGGTTCGGCCGGCTGGACGGCCAGGTCGTCGGCGTGGTGGGCAACAACTCGATGTTCAAGGGCGGGGTGCTCTTCGTCGACTCGGCCGACAAGGCGACCCGGTTCGTGCAGCTCTGCGACGCGTTCAACGTGCCGCTGCTGTTCCTCAGCGACGTGCCCGGGTTCATGGTCGGCAGCGCGGTGGAGAAGCAGGGCATCATCCGGCACGGGGCCAAGATGATCACCGCGATCTCCGAGGCGACCGTACCCAAGATCTGTGTGGTGGTCCGCAAGGCGTACGGCGCGGGCCTGTACGCGATGGCCGGCCCCGGGTTCGAGCCGGACGCGACGATCGCCCTGCCCACCGCGAAGATCGCGGTGATGGGGGCCGAGGCCGCCGTCAACGCCGTCTACGCCAACAAGATCGCGGCGATCGCCGACGAGGCCGAGCGGGCCGCCTTCGTCGCCGCCAGGCGGGCCGAGTACGAGCGGGACATCGACGTGGTCCGGCTCGCCAGCGAGCTGGTGATCGACACGATCGTCGAACCGCACGAGCTACGTGCCGAGCTGGTCCGCCGGTTCACCGCCGCGCGGAGCAAGGACCGGCACTTCTCCCACCGCCGGCACGGCGTCACCCCGGTCTGA
- a CDS encoding YceI family protein translates to MTSTESVTRDWDGLTIPAAGTYLLDAAHKRVGFVARHMMVSKVRGEFADATATITVAEDPLQSAVSATIQAASINTAQADRDGHLRSPEFLDVEQFPTLEYRSTAVKSRDGNEFVLLGDLTIKGVTRQVELEVEFEGVGRTPFGTDVFGFTASTEIDREDFGLTWNVALETGGVLVGKKIKIEIEGEAVRQA, encoded by the coding sequence ATGACCAGCACCGAGTCGGTTACCCGCGACTGGGACGGCCTCACCATCCCCGCTGCCGGCACCTACCTGCTGGATGCCGCGCACAAGCGGGTGGGCTTCGTCGCCCGGCACATGATGGTCAGCAAGGTACGCGGTGAGTTCGCGGACGCGACCGCCACCATCACCGTCGCCGAGGATCCGTTGCAGTCCGCGGTCTCCGCCACCATCCAGGCGGCCAGCATCAACACCGCCCAGGCGGACCGGGACGGTCACCTGCGCAGCCCCGAGTTCCTCGACGTCGAGCAGTTCCCGACGCTGGAGTACCGCAGCACCGCCGTGAAGTCCCGCGACGGCAACGAGTTCGTCCTGCTCGGTGACCTGACCATCAAGGGCGTCACCCGCCAGGTCGAGCTGGAGGTCGAGTTCGAGGGCGTCGGCCGTACCCCGTTCGGCACCGACGTGTTCGGCTTCACCGCCAGCACGGAGATCGACCGCGAGGACTTCGGTCTGACCTGGAACGTCGCCCTGGAGACCGGCGGCGTGCTGGTCGGCAAGAAGATCAAGATCGAGATCGAGGGCGAGGCCGTCCGGCAGGCCTGA
- a CDS encoding snapalysin family zinc-dependent metalloprotease produces the protein MNSRVKRLAVAALATATATLGLTVANPAPASAAMTICYNTSQAPSYAGIANQAASIWNNATNNLTLTANCGTNLRIYQITGGGSYAQRTSLGNGRVYIDTQQAAQYSPLRIMTHEIGHILGLPDNYNGNCAILMSGGSAGTSCTNPYPSTAEANRVTSLFAGTLSAGERSSSTGSQVFKDSWPALLTVG, from the coding sequence ATGAACTCACGCGTCAAGCGCCTCGCCGTCGCCGCCCTGGCGACGGCCACCGCGACCCTCGGCCTCACGGTCGCCAACCCCGCGCCCGCCTCCGCCGCGATGACCATCTGCTACAACACCAGCCAGGCACCGAGCTACGCGGGCATCGCCAACCAGGCCGCCTCGATCTGGAACAACGCCACCAACAACCTCACGCTGACCGCGAACTGCGGCACCAACCTGCGGATCTACCAGATCACCGGCGGCGGCTCGTACGCCCAGCGCACCAGCCTCGGCAACGGCCGGGTCTACATCGACACCCAGCAGGCCGCCCAGTACAGCCCGCTGCGGATCATGACCCACGAGATCGGGCACATCCTCGGCCTGCCCGACAACTACAACGGCAACTGCGCGATCCTGATGTCCGGCGGCAGCGCCGGCACCAGCTGCACCAACCCGTACCCGAGCACCGCCGAGGCGAACCGGGTCACCAGCCTGTTCGCCGGCACCCTCAGCGCCGGTGAGCGGAGCAGCAGCACCGGCAGCCAGGTCTTCAAGGACAGCTGGCCGGCGCTGCTCACCGTGGGCTGA
- a CDS encoding glutamate-cysteine ligase family protein, which yields MGRDVEQGAFSREDRVRYRQKVRRCLDVFALMLDDFGFDADRPMTGLEIELNLMDPDAEPAMRNEEILAAIADPLFQTELGRFNLELNAEPRLIEGAGFAHYEDDLRGSLTRADERAAKSDARIVMVGILPTLTERHLVADNLSTNERYRVLNDQIVGARGEDIELDIRGVERLRTHTDSIVPEAACTSLQFHIQVAPDSFADYWNASQAIAGVQVAVGANSPFLYGRQLWAETRIALFQQATDTRPDELKAQGVRPRVWFGERWITSIFDLFEENVRYFPPLLPICADEDPVEVLHGGGVPELSELRLHNGTVYRWNRPVYDIMNGRPHLRVENRVLPAGPTVVDMLANAAFYFGLARGLAESDRPIWSQLNFSSAEENFHTAARRGLDAVLHWPRLGEVPVAKLILDTLLPEAATGLDRFGVAPAERDRLLGIIEQRCSTGRNGAVWQTETVLAAERHRHLDRDAALRHMANRYAELQRSNEPVHTWPVD from the coding sequence GTGGGTAGGGACGTCGAGCAGGGTGCGTTCTCCCGGGAGGACCGGGTCCGCTACCGGCAGAAGGTACGGCGTTGTCTGGACGTCTTCGCGCTGATGCTCGACGACTTCGGCTTCGACGCCGACCGGCCGATGACCGGCCTGGAGATCGAACTCAATCTGATGGACCCGGACGCCGAACCGGCGATGCGCAACGAGGAGATCCTCGCGGCGATCGCCGACCCGCTGTTCCAGACCGAACTCGGCCGGTTCAACCTGGAGCTGAACGCGGAGCCCCGGCTGATCGAGGGGGCCGGCTTCGCCCACTACGAGGACGACCTGCGCGGCAGCCTGACCCGGGCCGACGAGCGGGCGGCCAAGTCGGACGCGCGGATCGTCATGGTCGGCATCCTGCCCACCCTCACCGAGCGGCACCTGGTGGCCGACAACCTCTCCACCAACGAGCGGTACCGGGTGCTCAACGACCAGATCGTCGGGGCCCGGGGCGAGGACATCGAGCTGGACATCCGGGGCGTGGAGCGGCTGCGGACGCACACCGACTCGATCGTGCCCGAGGCCGCCTGCACCAGCCTCCAGTTCCACATCCAGGTGGCGCCGGACAGCTTCGCCGACTACTGGAACGCCTCCCAGGCCATCGCCGGCGTCCAGGTCGCCGTCGGCGCGAACTCTCCCTTCCTGTACGGCCGGCAGCTCTGGGCGGAGACCCGGATCGCCCTGTTCCAGCAGGCCACCGACACCCGCCCGGACGAGCTGAAGGCCCAGGGGGTACGCCCCCGGGTGTGGTTCGGGGAGCGCTGGATCACCTCGATCTTCGACCTGTTCGAGGAGAACGTCCGGTACTTCCCGCCGCTGCTGCCGATCTGCGCCGACGAGGATCCGGTCGAGGTGCTGCACGGCGGCGGCGTCCCGGAGCTGTCCGAGCTGCGCCTGCACAACGGCACCGTCTACCGCTGGAACCGCCCGGTGTACGACATCATGAACGGCCGTCCGCACCTTCGGGTGGAGAACCGGGTGCTGCCGGCCGGCCCGACCGTGGTCGACATGCTGGCCAACGCCGCCTTCTACTTCGGGTTGGCGCGCGGGCTGGCCGAGTCGGACCGGCCGATCTGGAGCCAGCTCAACTTCAGCTCCGCCGAGGAGAACTTCCATACCGCCGCCCGACGGGGCCTGGACGCGGTGCTGCACTGGCCCCGGCTGGGCGAGGTGCCGGTCGCCAAGCTGATCCTGGACACCCTGCTGCCGGAGGCGGCCACCGGGCTGGACCGGTTCGGTGTCGCCCCCGCCGAACGGGACCGGCTGCTCGGCATCATCGAGCAGCGCTGTAGCACCGGCCGCAACGGCGCGGTCTGGCAGACCGAGACGGTGCTGGCCGCCGAACGGCACCGCCACCTGGACCGGGACGCGGCGCTGCGCCACATGGCCAACCGGTACGCCGAACTCCAGCGCAGCAACGAACCGGTGCACACCTGGCCGGTCGACTGA
- a CDS encoding acyl-CoA dehydrogenase family protein, protein MDFRLSEEQAALRESVRDFAREAVAPVIADHYERHTFPYEIVRQMGKMGLFGLPFPEEHGGMGGDYFALCLALEELARVDSSVAITLEAAVSLGAMPIYRFGTDEQRERWLPKLLSGEALAGFGLTEPGTGSDAGGTRTRAVLDGDEWVINGSKAFITNSGTDITALVTVTAVTGTNPDGSKELSTIIVPSGTPGFTVAPAYSKVGWNASDTHELTFDDCRVPAGNLLGARGRGFAQFLRILDEGRIAIAALAVGLAQGCVDESLRYAKERQAFGQPIGNYQAIQFKIADMELKAHTARLAYYDAAARMLAGEPFKRQAAIAKLHASTVAVDNAREATQIHGGYGFMNEYPVARFWRDAKILEIGEGTSEVQRMIIARDLGL, encoded by the coding sequence ATGGACTTCCGGCTCAGCGAGGAACAGGCGGCGCTGCGGGAGAGCGTGCGGGACTTCGCCCGCGAGGCGGTCGCCCCGGTGATCGCCGACCACTACGAACGGCACACCTTCCCGTACGAGATCGTCCGGCAGATGGGCAAGATGGGGCTGTTCGGTCTGCCCTTCCCCGAGGAGCACGGCGGCATGGGCGGCGACTACTTCGCCCTCTGTCTGGCCCTGGAGGAGCTGGCCCGGGTCGATTCCAGCGTGGCGATCACCCTGGAGGCGGCGGTCTCCCTCGGCGCGATGCCGATCTACCGGTTCGGCACCGACGAGCAGCGGGAGCGGTGGCTGCCCAAACTGCTCAGCGGTGAGGCCCTCGCGGGGTTCGGGCTGACCGAGCCGGGCACCGGGTCGGACGCGGGCGGTACCCGGACCCGGGCGGTGCTGGACGGCGACGAGTGGGTGATCAACGGGTCGAAGGCGTTCATCACCAACTCGGGTACCGACATCACCGCGCTGGTCACCGTCACCGCGGTCACCGGCACCAACCCGGACGGCTCCAAGGAGCTGTCCACCATCATCGTGCCGTCCGGCACGCCCGGGTTCACCGTGGCACCGGCGTACTCGAAGGTGGGGTGGAACGCCTCGGACACCCACGAGCTGACCTTCGACGACTGCCGCGTGCCGGCCGGGAACCTGCTCGGCGCGCGGGGCCGGGGCTTCGCGCAGTTCCTGCGGATCCTCGACGAGGGGCGGATCGCCATCGCCGCCCTCGCCGTCGGCCTCGCCCAGGGCTGCGTCGACGAGTCGCTGAGGTACGCGAAGGAGCGCCAGGCGTTCGGTCAGCCGATCGGCAACTACCAGGCCATCCAGTTCAAGATCGCCGACATGGAGCTGAAGGCGCACACCGCCCGGCTGGCCTACTACGACGCCGCCGCGCGGATGCTCGCCGGTGAGCCGTTCAAGCGGCAGGCGGCGATCGCCAAGCTGCACGCCAGCACCGTCGCAGTGGACAACGCCCGGGAGGCGACCCAGATCCACGGCGGCTACGGCTTCATGAACGAGTACCCGGTGGCCCGGTTCTGGCGGGACGCCAAGATCCTGGAGATCGGCGAGGGCACCTCCGAGGTGCAGCGCATGATCATCGCCCGCGACCTGGGCCTGTGA
- a CDS encoding ATP-binding protein encodes MTPDHDHSAGTGGPTPIGELVRSHRLAAGLTQADLAQRAGVGVRTIRDLERGRAHRPQRTTAELLAGALGLTGTARAGFLASARGTAAVDPAEPPTAGLPHRPAPTGAARRDLDLPGTPMALPPAVELIGRERELDELAGLLTGDGWPPVLSLVGLAGVGKTALALAVAHAVADAHPGGVAGVLIGVGSDANDVLAAACAVLGAARLAELAARLRGRPALLLVDAVERAPDPVAEVLHLLVTAVPTLRVVVTGRHPVGIPGELVRPVAPLEVPPAGVVDPDELARWPAAALFTARLTRVRPEPPGPDELPALTALVRRLDGLPLAIELMAARGRILDLPELLGRYGDRVLDLAGPDLGGRGWEAAPPGRTAEPARTAVAVTLREAVATSYRLLDAGEQAALRRLSVFANRWSVELAEELLVDEADRDPAAPVDPVPLLDRLVELGLASVRGAGPLRFRLLDAVREYAIEQAAGRGELTAARRRHAVVITRLVTRTAPDLVGARHSSAVRRLDEATGDIGAALAHAARDDPDTALRLAAALPRWWRMRGRDVSGRQWLRRLLADPRTAHADPVLRAWAALGVARLAAGHGAAAQELPAVRAALAVLAGRADVAGELAARSILGTLLVVTGSYDEAAEQAHSVLTLATRHGRTRDMAVAQHHLAWHEIRLGDLPAARRRLAAVDRLAAHCGESRLRLLARADLAEVARLAGRYSDAVEQGRRVIAALAGVGDPGHRRQVLGTVGLALARSGRLEEAAEVLAELRCDGRAGPSPSRAAVEAGTAGEALPGARPVGDGPVRPEEGVCALIEATMAQHRGDRELAAEWFAVAVTAGAAGQDRRDVIEALVGLAASTGSAEARERLALACRHAGIRLLPAEERLLG; translated from the coding sequence ATGACTCCGGATCATGATCACTCGGCGGGCACGGGTGGTCCCACCCCGATCGGGGAGCTGGTGCGGTCCCACCGCCTGGCCGCCGGTCTCACCCAGGCCGACCTCGCCCAGCGGGCCGGGGTCGGCGTGCGGACGATCCGTGACCTGGAACGCGGCCGGGCACATCGGCCGCAGCGGACCACCGCCGAGCTGCTCGCCGGGGCGCTCGGCCTGACCGGCACGGCCCGGGCCGGCTTCCTCGCCAGTGCCCGCGGCACGGCCGCCGTCGACCCGGCCGAGCCGCCCACCGCCGGGCTCCCGCACCGCCCGGCCCCCACCGGCGCCGCCCGCCGCGACCTCGACCTTCCGGGTACGCCGATGGCGCTGCCCCCGGCGGTCGAGCTGATCGGTCGGGAACGGGAACTGGACGAGCTGGCCGGGCTGCTGACCGGCGACGGCTGGCCGCCGGTGCTGAGCCTGGTCGGCCTGGCCGGGGTCGGCAAGACCGCACTCGCCCTGGCGGTGGCGCACGCGGTGGCCGACGCCCATCCCGGCGGGGTGGCCGGCGTGCTGATCGGTGTCGGCTCCGACGCCAACGACGTGCTCGCCGCGGCCTGCGCGGTGCTCGGCGCGGCCCGGCTCGCCGAGTTGGCCGCCCGGCTCCGGGGCCGGCCGGCGCTGCTGCTGGTGGACGCGGTCGAGCGGGCGCCCGACCCGGTGGCCGAGGTGCTGCACCTGCTCGTCACGGCGGTGCCCACCCTGCGGGTGGTGGTGACCGGTCGACACCCGGTCGGCATCCCGGGGGAGCTCGTCCGCCCGGTCGCCCCGCTGGAGGTGCCCCCGGCCGGCGTGGTCGACCCGGACGAGCTGGCCCGCTGGCCGGCGGCGGCCCTGTTCACCGCCCGGCTGACCCGGGTCCGCCCGGAGCCGCCCGGCCCGGACGAGCTACCCGCCCTCACCGCGCTGGTCCGTCGACTCGACGGGCTGCCCCTGGCGATCGAGCTGATGGCGGCCCGGGGGCGGATCCTCGACCTGCCCGAACTGCTCGGCCGGTACGGCGACCGGGTGCTCGACCTGGCCGGCCCGGACCTGGGCGGGCGGGGCTGGGAGGCCGCGCCGCCGGGCCGTACCGCCGAACCGGCCCGGACGGCGGTGGCGGTGACCCTGCGGGAGGCGGTGGCCACCAGTTACCGGCTGCTCGACGCCGGGGAGCAGGCGGCGCTGCGCCGGCTCTCCGTCTTCGCCAACCGGTGGTCGGTGGAGCTGGCCGAGGAGCTGCTCGTCGACGAGGCCGACCGGGATCCGGCGGCGCCGGTCGATCCGGTGCCCCTGCTGGACCGGTTGGTCGAGCTGGGCCTGGCCAGTGTCCGGGGTGCCGGGCCGCTGCGGTTCCGCCTGCTCGACGCGGTCCGCGAGTACGCCATCGAGCAGGCCGCCGGCCGGGGTGAGCTGACCGCCGCCCGCCGCCGGCATGCGGTGGTGATCACCCGGCTGGTGACCCGCACCGCGCCGGATCTGGTCGGGGCGCGACACTCCAGCGCTGTGCGGCGGCTCGACGAGGCGACGGGTGACATCGGCGCGGCGCTGGCGCACGCCGCCCGGGACGATCCGGACACGGCCCTGCGACTGGCCGCCGCGCTGCCCCGCTGGTGGCGGATGCGGGGGCGGGACGTCAGCGGCCGGCAGTGGTTGCGCCGGCTGCTCGCGGACCCCCGTACCGCACACGCCGATCCGGTGCTACGGGCCTGGGCGGCGCTCGGGGTGGCCCGGCTCGCCGCCGGACACGGCGCGGCGGCGCAGGAACTGCCCGCCGTCCGGGCCGCGCTCGCGGTGCTGGCCGGGCGGGCCGACGTGGCCGGTGAGCTGGCGGCGCGGAGCATCCTCGGCACCCTGCTGGTCGTCACCGGCTCGTACGACGAGGCGGCCGAGCAGGCCCACTCGGTGCTGACGCTGGCCACCCGGCACGGCCGGACCCGGGACATGGCGGTCGCCCAGCACCATCTGGCCTGGCACGAGATCCGCCTCGGTGACCTGCCGGCGGCCCGGCGTCGGCTCGCCGCGGTGGACCGGTTGGCGGCCCACTGCGGGGAGTCCCGGCTGCGCCTGCTGGCCCGCGCCGACCTGGCCGAGGTGGCCCGGCTGGCGGGTCGCTACAGCGACGCGGTGGAGCAGGGCCGGCGGGTGATCGCGGCGCTGGCCGGAGTGGGTGATCCGGGGCACCGGCGGCAGGTGCTGGGCACGGTCGGGCTGGCGCTGGCCCGGTCGGGCCGGCTGGAGGAGGCCGCCGAGGTCCTGGCCGAGCTGCGCTGCGACGGCCGGGCGGGGCCGTCCCCGTCCCGGGCCGCTGTGGAGGCGGGGACGGCCGGGGAGGCGCTGCCCGGGGCACGTCCGGTCGGGGACGGGCCGGTCCGGCCGGAGGAGGGGGTGTGCGCGTTGATCGAGGCCACCATGGCGCAGCACCGGGGGGACCGGGAGCTGGCGGCGGAGTGGTTCGCGGTGGCGGTGACCGCCGGTGCGGCCGGGCAGGACCGGCGGGACGTGATCGAGGCGCTGGTCGGGCTGGCCGCGAGCACCGGCTCCGCCGAGGCGAGGGAGCGGTTGGCGCTGGCCTGCCGGCACGCCGGCATCCGGTTGCTGCCGGCGGAGGAGCGGCTGCTGGGATAG
- a CDS encoding hydroxymethylglutaryl-CoA lyase, whose protein sequence is MSQMPAAVSIREVGPRDGLQNEEPVPTEAKVRLLDALSGTGVRRIEAVSFVHPKAIPQMADADEVWRRADRVEGVRYSALVPNTRGAQRALAAGFTEIEVVVSASDTHNRRNVNRSTAESLDDIAELIDLLHGAGARAEVIVATSFGCPYEGDVDPGRVAGIVERVVRDGADRVAFGDTTGMGTPRRVRELVTAVRDREPDVPVLLHFHNTRGTALANLLTALELGITEFDASVGGLGGCPYAPGASGNLATEEAVHMLHDMGIDTGIDLDALIAVAELAEEMLGKRLPSGVLRAGPRTRLTAH, encoded by the coding sequence ATGAGTCAGATGCCAGCGGCGGTGTCGATCCGGGAGGTCGGGCCGCGCGACGGCCTCCAGAACGAGGAGCCGGTCCCCACCGAGGCCAAGGTGCGGCTGCTCGACGCCCTGTCCGGCACGGGGGTCCGCCGGATCGAGGCGGTGTCGTTCGTGCATCCGAAGGCGATCCCGCAGATGGCCGACGCCGACGAGGTGTGGCGGCGGGCCGACCGGGTCGAGGGGGTCCGCTACTCGGCGCTGGTGCCCAACACCCGGGGTGCGCAGCGGGCACTGGCGGCCGGCTTCACCGAGATCGAGGTGGTGGTGTCGGCCAGCGACACGCACAACCGGCGCAACGTCAACCGCTCCACCGCCGAGTCCCTCGACGACATCGCCGAGCTGATCGACCTGCTGCACGGCGCGGGTGCGCGGGCCGAGGTGATCGTGGCGACCAGTTTCGGCTGCCCGTACGAGGGGGACGTCGATCCGGGGCGGGTCGCCGGGATCGTCGAGCGGGTGGTCCGCGACGGCGCGGACCGGGTCGCGTTCGGCGACACCACCGGCATGGGTACGCCCCGACGGGTCCGGGAGCTGGTCACCGCCGTCCGTGACCGGGAGCCCGACGTGCCGGTGCTGCTGCACTTCCACAACACCCGGGGCACCGCGTTGGCGAACCTGCTGACCGCCCTGGAGCTGGGCATCACCGAGTTCGACGCCAGCGTCGGCGGCCTGGGCGGCTGCCCGTACGCGCCGGGGGCGAGCGGGAACCTGGCCACCGAGGAGGCGGTGCACATGCTGCACGACATGGGCATCGACACCGGTATCGACCTGGACGCCCTGATCGCGGTGGCCGAGTTGGCCGAGGAGATGCTGGGCAAGCGGCTGCCGTCCGGGGTACTGCGGGCCGGGCCGCGTACCCGGCTGACCGCCCACTGA